One window of the Salvia miltiorrhiza cultivar Shanhuang (shh) chromosome 6, IMPLAD_Smil_shh, whole genome shotgun sequence genome contains the following:
- the LOC130990192 gene encoding probable calcium-binding protein CML36: MKLAKILPGKLFKTRKSRSVSRSDTDPSSFSSQATSSSSSSSSSEDVFKTSKPNGSSTPNSVLPSSSSGEWPEISADVYLELKQAFEMIDRDGDGKIEKEELERLLRRIGAEPPSQEELKLMLSEVDRDGDGCISLEEFYAIGSAFAPPACGGEMRETFDFFDSDRDGRITAEELLEVFKTIGDARCTLEECRRMIRGVDRNGDGFVCFEDFTRMMELQQR; this comes from the coding sequence ATGAAGCTCGCCAAGATCCTACCCGGAAAGCTCTTCAAGACGAGGAAATCCCGCTCCGTCTCCAGATCCGACACCGATCCGTCGTCGTTCAGCTCTCAGGCGACATCTtcgtcctcctcctcctcctcgtcGGAGGACGTCTTCAAGACGTCGAAGCCGAACGGCTCCTCCACGCCGAACAGCGTGCtcccctcctcctcctccggcgAGTGGCCGGAGATCTCCGCCGACGTCTACCTGGAGCTGAAACAAGCCTTCGAGATGATCGACCGCGACGGCGACGGCAAGATCGAGAAGGAGGAGCTCGAGCGGCTGCTGCGCCGGATCGGAGCCGAGCCGCCGAGCCAGGAGGAGCTGAAGCTGATGCTGAGCGAGGTGGATCGCGACGGCGACGGCTGCATCAGCCTCGAGGAGTTCTACGCCATCGGCTCGGCCTTCGCACCGCCGGCGTGCGGCGGCGAGATGAGAGAGACGTTCGACTTCTTCGACTCGGATCGCGACGGGAGGATCACGGCGGAGGAGCTTTTAGAGGTTTTCAAGACGATCGGTGACGCCCGGTGCACGTTAGAGGAGTGCCGGCGCATGATAAGAGGGGTAGATAGGAACGGGGACGGCTTCGTGTGCTTTGAGGACTTCACTAGAATGATGGAGCTGCAGCAAAGATGA